The following are encoded together in the Coffea arabica cultivar ET-39 chromosome 1c, Coffea Arabica ET-39 HiFi, whole genome shotgun sequence genome:
- the LOC113693211 gene encoding G-type lectin S-receptor-like serine/threonine-protein kinase RLK1: MTRLKLYLAMANLYIQLIYLVFLLPVSALAQNNGTVPNNSTLTAGETSSYWLSPSGEFAFGFQQLQEKDLFLFSIWYHKIPDKTVVWYVNTINSVPRNSTVVLDGQIGLVLRNPQGSQLWTTDVNSNQVNHGFMNNTGNFILKGSDDSWLWESFKFPSDTILPNQGLAIGNSLSSRQSATNFSQGRFYLHFDGEGNLVLATRSVPTNEDDEVQYYNSQTSSSTDALNSGYQVTFDGTGAMYIRKTINQTQQLNLVAESLPQASEYYHRATIDFYGVFTHYYHPRTFTGNPNWTIFWYVPINICYIQGEMGSGACGFNSVCYLEDNGRPACKCPNGYILLDPKDAYGSCIPNSSLGCGEVEGSAESLFDLEVVNDINWPLSDYERIYPSEEPVCKQSCLQDCFCAVAIFSGSGCWKKRLPLGNGRAESTGGQSKAFIKYRKSDAPPVCQALPPVGQTLPPVLTGSKPKNRGTVVLVGSLLLGSSFFVNLVFIATACFGFHFIYHKKKVITHPNTDALNTNLRYFAYKELAEATNEFKEELGRGSFGTVYKGDLQIRSKNTTFAVKKLCRVDQDADKEFRAEVESIGRTNHKNLVHLLGFCDEGQHRLLVYEYMSGGTLARLLLNNPKPSWSMRTQIAIGIARGLVYLHEECNTQIIHCDIKPQNVLLDEYFNARISDFGLAKLLMINQSRTFTSIRGTKGYVAPEWFRSNQITAKVDVYSFGVLLLEIISCRRCVENIENFGEGENPILIDWAWDCFQEGRMDMFVENDLEALEDKTMLERFLMVAIWCIQENSSLRPKMRKVSQMLEGIVEVMVPPCPSPFSTTG; encoded by the coding sequence ATGACGAGGCTTAAACTATATCTTGCAATGGCAAATCTATACATACAACTCATCTACTTGGTATTTCTCCTTCCAGTTTCTGCTTTGGCTCAAAATAATGGTACTGTGCCCAATAACAGTACTTTGACTGCAGGTGAAACATCCAGTTACTGGCTTTCACCTTCTGGTGAGTTTGCATTTGGATTCCAGCAACTTCAGGAGAAggatcttttcttgttttccataTGGTATCACAAGATACCAGACAAAACTGTAGTTTGGTATGTTAATACAATCAACTCGGTTCCTCGTAACTCGACCGTGGTGCTTGATGGTCAAATTGGTCTTGTGCTCCGTAACCCTCAGGGCTCACAACTTTGGACTACTGATGTCAATTCTAATCAAGTTAATCATGGTTTTATGAATAATACAGGCAATTTTATACTTAAGGGGAGTGATGATAGCTGGCTGTGGGAAAGCTTCAAATTTCCTAGTGATACCATATTGCCAAATCAAGGATTGGCAATTGGAAATTCTCTTAGCTCTCGACAGTCGGCAACAAACTTCTCTCAAGGAAGATTTTATCTCCATTTTGATGGTGAGGGGAATCTAGTACTTGCTACCAGAAGTGTACCAACGAATGAGGATGATGAAGTTCAGTACTACAATAGTCAGACTTCTAGTTCCACAGATGCATTGAATTCTGGTTATCAAGTTACTTTTGATGGCACAGGCGCCATGTACATAAGGAAGACGATCAATCAAACACAACAGCTGAATCTGGTTGCAGAATCATTACCACAAGCATCAGAATACTATCATAGGGCAACAATAGATTTTTATGGGGTTTTCACACATTATTATCATCCTAGGACTTTTACCGGCAACCCGAACTGGACAATTTTTTGGTATGTGCCGATTAATATAtgttatattcaaggagaaatGGGGAGTGGAGCTTGTGGATTTAACAGCGTTTGCTACCTTGAAGATAATGGAAGACCGGCTTGCAAGTGTCCAAACGGGTATATATTGCTTGATCCAAAGGACGCTTATGGCAGCTGCATACCAAACTCTTCTCTTGGCTGTGGTGAAGTAGAGGGGTCTGCAGAAAGCCTTTTTGATTTAGAGGTGGTCAATGACATAAATTGGCCTCTGTCCGACTATGAGCGAATATATCCTTCAGAAGAACCAGTTTGTAAGCAATCTTGCTTGCAGGATTGTTTCTGTGCTGTGGCCATTTTCAGTGGCAGCGGTTGCTGGAAAAAGAGGCTGCCACTTGGTAATGGGAGGGCAGAAAGCACTGGCGGTCAGTCAAAAGCTTTCATAAAATATCGCAAAAGTGATGCTCCTCCAGTATGTCAAGCTCTTCCGCCAGTTGGTCAAACTCTTCCTCCAGTTCTGACAGGATCAAAGCCAAAAAACCGAGGAACTGTGGTACTTGTGGGATCTCTGCTCCTTGGAAGCTCTTTCTTCGTAAATTTGGTGTTCATTGCCACAGCCTGTTTCGGTTTTCACTTCATATACCACAAAAAGAAGGTAATAACTCATCCAAATACTGATGCACTGAATACAAATTTGCGTTATTTTGCGTACAAAGAGCTTGCAGAAGCTACAAATGAATTCAAGGAAGAGTTGGGCAGGGGATCTTTTGGTACTGTTTATAAAGGTGACTTGCAAATCAGATCCAAAAACACTACTTTTGCAGTGAAAAAGTTATGCAGAGTGGATCAAGATGCGGACAAGGAGTTTCGTGCTGAAGTGGAATCAATAGGCCGGACTAACCACAAGAATTTGGTCCACCTGCTTGGATTCTGTGATGAAGGGCAACATCGTCTATTGGTGTATGAATATATGAGCGGTGGCACTCTCGCGAGATTGTTGTTAAATAATCCCAAACCTAGTTGGAGTATGAGGACTCAAATTGCTATTGGGATTGCAAGGGGACTGGTATACCTTCATGAAGAATGCAATACTCAAATTATTCATTGCGACATAAAGCCCCAGAATGTACTCCTTGATGAGTATTTCAACGCTCGGATTTCTGACTTTGGATTAGCAAAACTTTTGATGATCAATCAGAGTCGAACATTTACTAGTATTCGAGGAACAAAAGGGTATGTTGCTCCTGAATGGTTCAGGAGCAACCAAATCACTGCAAAGGTTGATGTTTATAGTTTTGGTGTCTTGTTACTGGAGATCATTTCTTGCCGCAGATGTGTGGAGAACATTGAAAACTTTGGTGAAGGAGAAAACCCAATTTTAATTGATTGGGCTTGGGATTGCTTTCAAGAAGGAAGAATGGACATGTTTGTTGAAAATGATTTAGAGGCCCTAGAAGATAAAACGATGCTGGAGAGATTTCTGATGGTTGCCATATGGTGTATCCAAGAAAACTCATCGCTTAGGCCTAAAATGAGGAAGGTGAGCCAGATGCTTGAAGGAATTGTGGAAGTTATGGTACCCCCTTGTCCGTCTCCTTTTTCCACTACGGGATGA
- the LOC140038853 gene encoding uncharacterized protein has protein sequence MVWRLMSNVWFSVIINGAAYGFFKSSRGIRQGDPLSQALFVIGVEVLSRGLNSLSLQQGFVGFTVPRGCTPVTYLAFADDVLIFANGSSRSLKDVMLVLPPAIVATVVQIPTPHDRGRIKWYRCRRNQESLPWHRLFRRSGKGRLPLDDVVRGLGVQVASKCFCCTAAAGETLEHVFSTGQITTAAWAYFQNICGIVHSGSGTRSHLLAWWLSSPASGRLRFLYDIVPSFICWNIWKARCKAVFDGIKVRAAEVCEATFKDVKAVIEIHLNLVGHVHSLPLLCERVLHSPARYEYKIVRWEGNPGASGGGGILRDSSGRLLLAFSAFLGGMSSLRAEALAILTGVQLCLRKGFFPRTIQSDLLLLVGILQRRVQCPWHIRREVEQVWQLVGVSRFVHCYREANKVADILSNMGVSHPHELVRCYSTAQDLPTLARGEAQLNRLGVPSVRRIRVRAT, from the exons ATGGTGTGGCGACTGATGTCCAATGTCTGGTTCTCTGTCATTATCAATGGGGCAGCCTAtggatttttcaaatcaagtCGTGGTATCCGGCAGGGTGACCCGTTATCGCAAGCACTTTTTGTTATTGGAGTTGAGGTGCTGTCTAGAGGGCTCAATAGCCTAAGCTTGCAGCAGGGGTTCGTGGGGTTTACTGTACCCAGGGGATGCACGCCGGTTACTTACTTAGCTTTTGCGGATGATGTTCTTATATTTGCCAATGGCTCCTCTAGATCATTAAAGGACGTTATGCTG GTACTCCCGCCAGCCATTGTGGCCACGGTAGTTCAGATCCCGACGCCACATGATCGGGGTCGGATCAAATGGTATAGATGCCGACGAAATCAGGAATCTTTACCTTGGCATCGGCTTTTCAGGAGGTCAGGCAAGGGC CGCTTGCCTTTAGATGATGTCGTCCGGGGGTTGGGGGTTCAGGTTGCATCGAAATGTTTCTGCTGCACGGCTGCCGCTGGAGAGACGTTGGAACATGTGTTCTCGACAGGACAGATTACAACGGCAGCTTGGGCATATTTTCAGAATATCTGTGGCATAGTGCATTCAGGTTCTGGTACCCGATCGCATTTACTGGCCTGGTGGTTGTCATCGCCCGCTTCGGGTAGGCTGCGGTTCCTATATGACATCGTTCCAAGCTTTATTTGCTGGAACATTTGGAAAGCTCGGTGTAAAGCAGTCTTTGACGGTATCAAGGTTCGGGCTGCTGAGGTCTGCGAGGCAACATTCAAGGATGTAAAGGCAGTTATTGAGATACACCTCAATCTGGTAGGTCATGTGCACAGTCTTCCTCTGCTGTGTGAGAGGGTGCTCCACTCCCCTGCGCGATACGAGTATAAAATTGTTCGCTGGGAG GGTAATCCTGGGGCAAGTGGCGGAGGAGGCATACTCAGGGATTCTAGTGGTCGACTATTATTGGCATTCTCGGCTTTCCTGGGTGGGATGTCTAGTTTGCGTGCTGAGGCCTTAGCCATATTGACGGGTGTCCAGTTGTGTCTGAGGAAGGGGTTTTTTCCTCGGACGATCCAATCGGACTTGTTGCTTTTGGTAGGGATACTACAGCGGCGAGTGCAGTGTCCCTGGCACATCAGGAGGGAGGTAGAGCAAGTCTGGCAGTTGGTGGGAGTTTCTCGGTTTGTGCATTGCTACAGGGAGGCTAACAAGGTTGCAGATATCCTGTCTAATATGGGTGTTTCTCATCCACATGAGTTGGTCAGGTGCTACTCCACTGCGCAGGATCTTCCCACTTTGGCTCGGGGGGAGGCTCAATTAAATAGGTTGGGTGTGCCATCCGTGAGGAGAATCAGGGTTAGGGCTACATAG
- the LOC113737716 gene encoding uncharacterized protein encodes MEGAEVFDAGFSGSRFTWCNNRQRRDRIWKQLDRVLINGAFTESAPSLAMTHLARHPSDHAPVMISFTSRMDNKPRAFRFLNLWTSHPGLLDVVKQAWQVECPGSPLRALCSKLLRTMRAMQEWNKGIVGNVFEAVRRAEALVLAAESRTESDGSVEAQVELSKAQAELRHALLNEEKFWGQKAKVKWLRYGDRNSRYFHATVQQRKAEKVTLEACPTPEEVKKVVFELDGDSAAGPDGFTSQFFTFAWDIIAKDVYNAVLSLFCGAELPRFLTSTSIVLIPKVPSPHDFSKYRPISLCNFFNKVLSRILADRLARILPKILSPQQIGFVKGRNITENYLLAQELMSGLGTRPGERSVKTRYDKGV; translated from the exons ATGGAGGGGGCGGAAGTATTTGATGCGGGATTTTCTGGATCAAGATTTACCTGGTGTAACAATCGGCAGAGGCGAGACAGAATCTGGAAGCAGTTAGACAGGGTGCTCATCAACGGTGCTTTCACGGAAAGTGCTCCATCCTTGGCTATGACCCATTTGGCCCGCCATCCTTCAGATCATGCGCCAGTTATGATATCGTTTACCTCGCGCATGGACAATAAACCTAGGGCGTTTAGGTTCTTAAATCTGTGGACGTCTCATCCTGGGCTTCTGGATGTTGTTAAACAGGCCTGGCAGGTGGAATGTCCTGGCTCCCCTCTTAGGGCCCTATGTTCAAAACTACTGCGTACCATGCGGGCCATGCAAGAGTGGAATAAGGGCATAGTCGGGAATGTGTTCGAGGCTGTTCGGAGGGCAGAGGCATTGGTCTTAGCCGCGGAATCACGTACAGAGAGTGATGGCTCGGTGGAGGCTCAGGTAGAGCTCAGTAAAGCCCAGGCCGAGCTACGACATGCACTCTTGAACGAGGagaagttttggggtcaaaaggCTAAAGTTAAATGGCTACGTTATGGTGATCGCAATTCTAGATACTTCCACGCCACGGTTCAACAACGAAAG GCAGAAAAAGTGACTCTGGAGGCATGTCCTACTCCCGAGGAGGTGAAAAAGGTGGTGTTTGAGCTAGATGGGGATAGTGCTGCTGGCCCGGATGGCTTCACAAGTCAGTTCTTTACATTTGCATGGGACATTATTGCAAAAGATGTTTATAATGCTGTTTTAAGCCTTTTCTGCGGGGCAGAGTTGCCTCGGTTTTTAACATCTACCTCCATCGTGTTAATTCCTAAAGTGCCAAGCCCTCACGATTTTTCGAAATACAGGCCAATTAGTTTGTGCAATTTTTTCAATAAGGTGTTGTCTAGAATACTGGCAGATAGACTAGCACGCATCTTGCCCAAGATATTATCTCCGCAGCAAATAGGGTTTGTTAAAGGTAGGAACATAACTGAGAACTACTTGTTGGCCCAGGAGCTTATGTCGGGATTAGGAACAAGACCCGGGGAACGTAGCGTTAAAACTAGATATGACAAAGGCGTATGA